In Candidatus Methylomirabilota bacterium, a single genomic region encodes these proteins:
- a CDS encoding Rieske 2Fe-2S domain-containing protein gives MTEHVLEPDANRRGFINWLLGTSVAAFVLSVVYPVASYLIPPPAGESAAGTVTLPMKPEDVKPNTGQIFKFGSRPGILIRTSAGDLRAFSAVCTHLNCTVQYRADLSEIWCACHNGHYDLNGKNVSGPPPRPLDTFVVNVRGAQIVVSKST, from the coding sequence GCGAATCGTCGAGGATTCATCAATTGGCTCCTCGGGACCAGTGTCGCGGCCTTCGTGCTGTCCGTGGTCTATCCCGTGGCCAGCTATCTCATCCCGCCCCCCGCCGGCGAGTCCGCCGCGGGCACCGTGACGCTGCCTATGAAGCCCGAGGACGTGAAGCCCAATACCGGGCAGATCTTCAAGTTCGGGAGCCGGCCCGGCATCTTGATCCGGACCTCTGCTGGCGACCTCCGGGCCTTCTCGGCGGTCTGCACCCATCTCAACTGCACCGTGCAGTATCGGGCGGACCTCAGCGAGATCTGGTGCGCCTGCCACAACGGTCACTACGATCTGAACGGCAAGAACGTCTCCGGCCCGCCCCCGCGCCCCCTGGACACGTTCGTGGTCAACGTCCGAGGCGCCCAGATCGTGGTCAGCAAGAGCACGTGA
- a CDS encoding c(7)-type cytochrome triheme domain-containing protein, with translation MAYRPWMLGLMLGVAIGLVAASSEVVSAQVKPPADFKFEMGQGSPGTVTFSHGAHKDKVGECSACHVKIFKMKKGQDAPLTMERMNNGQLCGACHNGKTAVKGKVVFPVSDGASCERCHKN, from the coding sequence ATGGCCTATCGACCTTGGATGCTCGGGCTCATGCTCGGCGTCGCGATCGGTCTCGTGGCGGCCTCGTCTGAGGTTGTCTCCGCCCAGGTCAAGCCGCCCGCCGATTTCAAGTTCGAGATGGGCCAGGGCAGCCCCGGGACGGTGACCTTCAGCCACGGGGCGCACAAGGACAAGGTCGGCGAGTGCTCGGCGTGCCACGTCAAGATCTTCAAGATGAAGAAGGGGCAGGACGCCCCGCTCACCATGGAGCGGATGAACAACGGGCAGCTCTGCGGCGCCTGCCACAACGGCAAGACGGCGGTGAAGGGCAAGGTCGTCTTCCCGGTGAGCGACGGGGCTAGCTGCGAGCGGTGCCACAAGAATTGA
- a CDS encoding cytochrome bc complex cytochrome b subunit — translation METGEGRHGRLWTWLDQRVGLRDLEYLARKKEVPVHQHSIWYYLGGMTLFLFIIQVSTGILLLLYYRPSAEEAFESVQFLMAEVQFGWLIRSIHSWAANLMIFTLFVHLFSVLLLKAYRPPREITWFSGVALLGLALGFGFTGYLLPWNELAYFATKVGTEITSAVPGVGRFAGRLLRGGDEVTGATLTRFYGIHVAILPATAVALLGLHLYLVQRHGMSVPPGVERAGGAPRAMRFVPNFLLRDIVGWLSALAILAALAAYFPAELGKKADPFLPAPAGIKPEWYFMFMFQTLKYLPSHILGIEGEVVGILGFGLGGLFLLLIPILDRRTARGEPSRLFTGIGIAIIVYMVLLTILGYTASATK, via the coding sequence ATGGAGACCGGCGAAGGGCGCCACGGCAGGCTGTGGACCTGGCTCGACCAGCGGGTCGGCCTCAGGGACCTGGAGTACCTCGCCCGAAAGAAGGAGGTGCCGGTCCACCAGCACAGCATCTGGTACTACCTCGGCGGCATGACCCTCTTCCTCTTCATCATCCAGGTGTCGACCGGCATCCTGCTGCTGCTCTACTACCGCCCGAGCGCGGAAGAGGCCTTCGAGTCGGTCCAGTTCCTCATGGCCGAGGTCCAGTTCGGCTGGCTCATCCGCTCCATCCACTCCTGGGCGGCCAACCTGATGATCTTCACACTCTTCGTCCACCTCTTCAGCGTGCTACTGCTGAAGGCGTACCGGCCGCCTCGAGAGATCACGTGGTTCTCCGGCGTGGCGCTGCTGGGGCTAGCCCTCGGGTTTGGCTTCACGGGGTATCTCTTGCCCTGGAACGAGCTGGCATACTTCGCCACCAAGGTCGGCACCGAGATCACCAGCGCCGTGCCCGGCGTCGGCCGGTTCGCGGGCCGGCTCCTCCGCGGGGGCGACGAGGTGACGGGGGCGACGCTGACGCGGTTCTACGGGATCCACGTGGCCATCCTGCCCGCGACCGCGGTGGCCCTGCTGGGGCTGCACCTCTACCTGGTGCAGCGGCACGGCATGAGCGTGCCTCCCGGCGTCGAGAGGGCGGGCGGGGCGCCGCGCGCGATGCGCTTCGTCCCGAACTTCTTGCTGCGAGACATCGTGGGGTGGCTCTCGGCGCTCGCCATCCTGGCCGCGCTGGCCGCCTATTTCCCCGCCGAGCTGGGCAAGAAGGCGGACCCGTTCCTGCCCGCTCCCGCCGGGATCAAGCCCGAGTGGTACTTCATGTTCATGTTCCAGACTTTGAAGTACCTGCCGAGCCACATCCTGGGAATCGAGGGCGAGGTGGTGGGCATCCTCGGCTTCGGGCTGGGCGGCCTCTTCCTCCTGCTCATTCCCATCCTCGACCGCCGGACCGCGCGCGGCGAGCCGAGCCGTCTCTTCACCGGGATCGGCATCGCCATCATCGTGTACATGGTGCTGCTCACCATTCTCGGCTACACCGCGAGCGCGACGAAGTGA
- a CDS encoding NapC/NirT family cytochrome c yields MPQELTDREESPAAPRRWSRRRAVWIVLAIVLVAGGVGGAGLWHVSASPQFCNSCHIMRPYVEAWKVSKHHEVACVQCHYPPGLRDTLWVKFQAISQVAKWATQTYSSKPFAIVEDASCFRSGCHSPAQLEGRGVVTFGRGVRFDHRPHLEPARMGRQLRCTSCHSQIVVGKHFEVTTSTCFTCHFKGKKDARDIVPVAGCTGCHALPKREIALSSIKFDHAQIVQRGVSCEKCHLNVVEGDGGVPRERCLTCHNQQEKLDRYGDRALLHSAHVTERTITCTRCHTEIKHRLPPPIGAPTASERPGTLLAMPASR; encoded by the coding sequence GTGCCACAAGAATTGACGGATCGCGAGGAGTCGCCGGCGGCGCCCCGGCGGTGGAGCCGCCGGCGCGCGGTCTGGATCGTCCTCGCGATCGTGCTCGTCGCCGGCGGAGTCGGCGGGGCTGGCCTCTGGCACGTGAGCGCGAGCCCGCAGTTCTGCAATTCCTGCCACATCATGCGCCCCTACGTCGAGGCCTGGAAGGTCTCCAAGCACCACGAAGTGGCCTGCGTGCAGTGCCACTATCCGCCGGGCCTCCGCGACACCCTGTGGGTGAAGTTCCAGGCGATCAGCCAGGTCGCCAAGTGGGCGACGCAGACCTATAGCTCGAAGCCGTTCGCGATCGTGGAGGACGCGAGCTGCTTCCGATCGGGCTGTCACTCGCCGGCCCAGCTCGAGGGACGCGGCGTGGTGACCTTCGGGCGAGGCGTGCGCTTCGATCATCGCCCGCATCTCGAGCCGGCGAGGATGGGCCGCCAGCTCCGCTGCACGAGCTGCCACTCGCAGATCGTCGTGGGGAAGCACTTCGAGGTGACGACGTCGACGTGCTTCACCTGTCACTTCAAGGGCAAGAAGGACGCCCGGGACATCGTCCCTGTGGCGGGCTGCACCGGCTGCCACGCGCTTCCCAAGCGGGAGATCGCCCTGAGCTCGATCAAGTTCGACCACGCGCAGATCGTTCAACGGGGCGTGTCCTGCGAGAAGTGTCACCTCAACGTGGTCGAGGGGGACGGCGGGGTGCCGCGGGAGCGCTGCCTCACCTGCCACAACCAGCAGGAGAAGCTCGACCGCTACGGTGACCGGGCGCTTCTGCACTCGGCGCACGTCACCGAGCGCACCATCACCTGCACGCGGTGCCACACCGAGATCAAGCATCGACTGCCCCCGCCGATCGGCGCGCCGACGGCGTCCGAGAGGCCGGGGACGCTCCTGGCCATGCCGGCGAGCCGATGA
- a CDS encoding c-type cytochrome — protein MIPRHGRLSQLGMALVLAGIASGIGAAAEAPGDPQRGQAVFQDKQCVRCHAVRGQPSRGPVLEELRRPQGAYELAGRFWNHAPAMFTTLRTEGIVWPEVNPGEMADLMAYLQADPSRDPAPDLTQGHLLLVRKGCLKCHSYRGEGGRIAEELTRPNPGYQSPVAWAAAVWKHAPRMAEEARRMGVLYPRFSGEEMGNLVGLLRSTAKSP, from the coding sequence GTGATCCCCCGGCACGGTCGGCTCAGCCAGCTCGGAATGGCGCTAGTGCTCGCCGGGATCGCCTCGGGTATCGGGGCCGCCGCGGAGGCCCCTGGGGATCCGCAGCGCGGGCAGGCGGTCTTCCAGGACAAGCAGTGCGTACGCTGCCACGCCGTTCGCGGCCAGCCGAGCCGGGGCCCGGTCCTTGAGGAGCTGAGGCGCCCGCAGGGGGCGTACGAGCTGGCGGGTCGCTTCTGGAACCACGCCCCCGCCATGTTCACGACGCTGCGGACGGAGGGAATCGTCTGGCCGGAGGTGAACCCCGGCGAGATGGCCGACCTGATGGCCTATCTCCAGGCGGATCCGTCGCGCGATCCCGCCCCCGACCTCACCCAGGGACACCTCCTCCTGGTCCGGAAGGGCTGCCTGAAGTGCCATAGCTATCGAGGGGAGGGCGGCCGGATCGCCGAGGAGCTGACGCGGCCCAATCCCGGCTACCAATCGCCCGTGGCCTGGGCGGCCGCCGTCTGGAAGCACGCCCCGCGCATGGCGGAGGAGGCCAGAAGGATGGGAGTGTTGTACCCTCGGTTCTCGGGCGAGGAGATGGGAAACCTGGTCGGGCTCCTCCGGAGCACCGCCAAGTCGCCGTGA